A window of Chloroflexota bacterium genomic DNA:
TGTTCTGGACGCCGGCCCGGCGGAGGTTGTCCAGGATGGTCGTCACGAAGGCGCCGGCATCGACGGACGGGATCGACTCGCCGGCGGCGGCATCCTCGGGTCCGGTGACGAGCACCCGATGGGGCGACAGGCTCTCGACGGTGAACGGACCCGACACGCGGACGATCTTCCGATCCTCGTAGGGCCGATCGAACAGGGTCTCGGTCTCGGCATGGCGGGCGATCGCCGCGTCGATCTCCTCGCGCGTCATGCCCTCGCGGATGTCCGGGTTCTGGGCGATCGACTTCAGGGTCACGTGCGGCACACGCTCGTACACGAAGCCGCGGCGGACGTCGTTGGTGGTCGCCGGGATCGGGCTCGGCGGCGCGTGGCCCGTGACGTCGGCTTCCTTGCGGATCCCGGCCTCCGAGTCCGCGAGGAGGTAGTACGGGTACTTCGCGGCCATCAGCCGCGACCGCGCGAGGGCGAGCGCGACGCGACTCGTGTCGATCGTGATCCAACGCCTGCCCCATTGCTCAGCGACGTACGCGGTCGTACCGGAACCACACGTCGGATCGAGGACCAAGTCGCCCGGGTCCGTTGTCATGAGCAAGCATCGAGCGACGGCGGCCGTGGCTGTTTGGACGGCGAAGATCTTGTCAGGATCCGTGCCAATGTCGGTCCAAACGTTGTTCAGGCCCATGACGGCAAAGTCGTCGAAATACCGGCGGTACCGAAGAGTCTGCGATGCAACGAGGAGCCGACCGGCGTGCGCAAGGCGCGTGAGCCCTTGGGGTGTCGTCTTCCAATGGCTGCCGGTCGGCGGCGTAAAGGTCCTGGCGCCGAACTCGAAACCCACCGACAACGCGTCACTGTGGCCCTGCGAGATCAAGTTGTCGGCCTGATATGCCCGTCCACCGCGCGGCATGGGAACGCGGCCCGTGACCTCGTCTTCAGTCATTGGGCGCGAGCTCCCGTCCGGGAATTGGATGAGACGATAGTGATCCCCTCCGGCCTCATCCAAGGTCTTCCGGTCGTAAAGAGCGCGGTATTTCACTCGTTCGAGGTCTCGAGCGTACCAGACGATCATGTCAGCTGACGAAGGGAGCGTGTTGGTCCGAGCAACCGGGCTGTTCAGGCCAGAGGTCTTTCGGTAGACGATCGTGTTCACGAAGTTCTGGGCCCCGAAGAGTTCATCCATGACCGACCGGACGAGATGTTCGTTTTCGACATTCATCTGGACGAACACCGACCCTGACTCGGTAAGCAGATCTCGCGCAGCCGAGAGCCGGTCGCGGAGGTACGCCAGATACGAGTGGATCCCGAGCTCCCACGTGTCGCGATAGGCGCGCACTTGCTCGGGCTGGCGCGTGAGGTCGGTGTCCTTACCGTCGCGGACGTCCCGTTTCCGCGTGGAGACCTGCCAGTTACTTCCGAATTTGATGCCGTAGGGCGGGTCGATGTAGATGGTCTGGACCTGGCCCTTGAGGCCCTCCTTCTCGGCGAGGCTCGTCATGACGAGGAGCGAGTCGCCGAGGATCATCCGGTTCGACCATTTGCCGGGGTGGCGGTAGAAGTCGACCTTCTCCTCGAACGTGAGGTTCGTGTACGGCGCGAAGAAGCCCAGCTGCTGCTCGGCGCGTCGGCCCTCGCTCTCGGCCCGGAGCTCCTCGACGAGCGCGAGCGGGTCGATCGTCTCCTGGATGTAGATCGGGACGGCCGGGACCTCGAGGTCGGCCGCGTCCTGCTCGTCCTTGCCCTTCCAGACGAGCTGCGGATCTCTGTCCGTGTCGCGGGGGTAGCGCACGATCGCGGGCCTCTTCTCCTCCGGGCGGGCGAACGACTCGAGCTCGGCGGTCGGGATGTTCGAGCGAGTGTCGCGGGGATGGTCGATCGCCCGCACCGGCGTCGCGGCCTTCGGGCGCATCTTCTCAGCCATCGCTCACCCGCGGGTCATCGGATTCAGCGGCTTGATCGACGGCGGCCCGCTGAATCGCGGCACGGATGTCCTTCATCAGGAGGACCAGGTGCAGCGGCTCGACGGGCGAAGGCTCAAACGCGGGGTCGATTCGCCGATAGAACGCCGCGGCGGTCGAGGACTCCGCGTGGACCAGGAGCGCTCGGATGCCGATTGTCCCGGCCGCGGTCGCGGCACGCTTCATCGCATCGCGCAGGACGGCACTGCCGAGCCCGCGGCCCTGTTCGGCAGTGTCGACCCCCAGGCGGGTCAGGATCACAACAGGGATTGGGTATCGGCCCGTACCGGCGGCAAGCCTGGCGGAGGCCGCCTCGGGCAGCATCGATCCCGCTGCGAGGGCGTGATAGGCCGCGACCTTTCGCTCGCCCACGCGACACGCGACGTAGACGCGCGCTGTGCCTGCCTGTTGGGCGATCAGTGCGTAGCGACGGAGCCAGATCGTCTGTTGATCGGACCCGCAGTCGAACGTCGATGTCTCATGGTCTGCGTGGAGAAGCTCGACGGGGGCGTATCGACTCACTCCAGGTCCTGAACGGACGGGCCAGCAAGGAATCGGGCGAGACCCTCGACCGGCTGGACAGGTCGATCCAGGAGCTCCACGAAGGCATCCCATTGCTCCGGGGACAGGACGAACGACGTGCGGTCGGCGAGCGTCTGTTGGGCGGCCAGCGTCGCGTGCTCGAGCACGAACGCGCTGGTGCTCACGCCGGACGCCTTGGCGGCCTGATCCAGCAGCCGTCGACGATCGGCTTCGAGTCGCAACTCGAGACGTTCCTCTTTGCGGCGGGTGGTTCGCGCCAGCGCCACGGTCAACTCCTTGTACGGCTAATGTACGTACTTTGCCGGTCGCCATGCCGCTTGTCAACCACACTCATTGGAGCTGCCGGCAACCTGGAGCGCGATGCGACGTGGGGTCATGGCGCGCCCGCCGACGTCGATGCCCGGACCAGGAACGTCTCCCGGATCAGATCGGCGGCGTTCTCCATGTGGGTGACCTCGAGGAACGCCCAGCGGCCGAGGCCACCCCAATGGTTCACCGCCGGCACCCACAGGTCGCGGGCCGCGGCGACCTTGGCCTGCTTCTCCTTCTTCGCCTCGCCGGAGACTTCGAGGAGCAGGGTCAGGAGATCGTCCGGGCCGGTCGAGTCGGCGTCCCGGAGTCGGATGAGGAAGTCCGGCACGTAGTTGGCTGCCCGGCCCTCGAACGTGTACGGGATCTTGAGGTTGAGGCCCTGGTTCTTCGCGTAGCTGACGACCTCGGGCATCGACTCGAGCTTCTGGGCGAGCTCCGACTCCCAGTTCGAGTCCTGGGCCACGGCGTTGATGTGGCTCTTCGTCGTCGCGAAGCAGGTCTTCGTCGTCTCGAAGACGACGTCGTCGGTCGAGCCGATCGGGTCGTACATCCGGAGGGTGGGGCTGAGGCGCGGCTCGCCGTACGTGCCCCTGGCGATCGCGCGGTGGATCCGCTCGGCAGCGGCGTGGCTCCACTCGGCGAGGAGCAGGAGCTGCGGGTAGGCGCCGTCGCCGAGGTACGGCACGACGCACTCGTCGATCCAGCGCCGGGTGATCGACGCCAGTTGCGGGAACAGCCAGGGCCGCTCGCCGCCGTCCTCGTCGCGGAAGAAGGTGTCGAGGGTCCGCTTGGCGACCGCGAACACGACGGTGTTGAGCCGCTGCTCACGGAGCGGCAGGTGGAGGAGGTTCATCTCGCCGACGATCGGGTCGAGCTGCGTCTCCGTGGGCACCTCGCGAGTCGAGAGCTCGAGGATGCTCGACGGATCGAAGGTCGCGGTGAGGCGCTCGGACGGCATCTCGAAGCGGTAGCTGACGACACGTGGGAACTCGATCCGGAGGTTCGCTCGCTCCGGCAGCGCGCGGACGGTGAGGATCGGCTTGGGCTTCCGCGGCGTGCCGGCCTCGGTCGTGCTGAGGAACGTGAACGGGACGCCGAGGACCTCCGCGTACTCCGGTTCGAACATGCCCTCGGGCGTCGGGTCGTAGTTCGCCCGACGGAGCGCGCGCCCGACGACCTGCTCGCAGAGGAGCTGGGTCCCGAACGCCCGGATGCCGAGGATGTGCGTCACCGTGTTGGCGTCCCAGCCCTCGGTGAGCATCGAGACCGACACGACGCAGCGGATCTCCGCGCCGAGGCGCCCGGGCTTGCCGACGGTGTTGAGGACTTCGCGGAGGATGTCCTCGTCCTCGATCTCGTCGGCGCTCCGCCC
This region includes:
- a CDS encoding GNAT family N-acetyltransferase, which gives rise to MGCLRGAPGSTCPAGRGSRPIPCWPVRSGPGVSRYAPVELLHADHETSTFDCGSDQQTIWLRRYALIAQQAGTARVYVACRVGERKVAAYHALAAGSMLPEAASARLAAGTGRYPIPVVILTRLGVDTAEQGRGLGSAVLRDAMKRAATAAGTIGIRALLVHAESSTAAAFYRRIDPAFEPSPVEPLHLVLLMKDIRAAIQRAAVDQAAESDDPRVSDG
- a CDS encoding site-specific DNA-methyltransferase: MAEKMRPKAATPVRAIDHPRDTRSNIPTAELESFARPEEKRPAIVRYPRDTDRDPQLVWKGKDEQDAADLEVPAVPIYIQETIDPLALVEELRAESEGRRAEQQLGFFAPYTNLTFEEKVDFYRHPGKWSNRMILGDSLLVMTSLAEKEGLKGQVQTIYIDPPYGIKFGSNWQVSTRKRDVRDGKDTDLTRQPEQVRAYRDTWELGIHSYLAYLRDRLSAARDLLTESGSVFVQMNVENEHLVRSVMDELFGAQNFVNTIVYRKTSGLNSPVARTNTLPSSADMIVWYARDLERVKYRALYDRKTLDEAGGDHYRLIQFPDGSSRPMTEDEVTGRVPMPRGGRAYQADNLISQGHSDALSVGFEFGARTFTPPTGSHWKTTPQGLTRLAHAGRLLVASQTLRYRRYFDDFAVMGLNNVWTDIGTDPDKIFAVQTATAAVARCLLMTTDPGDLVLDPTCGSGTTAYVAEQWGRRWITIDTSRVALALARSRLMAAKYPYYLLADSEAGIRKEADVTGHAPPSPIPATTNDVRRGFVYERVPHVTLKSIAQNPDIREGMTREEIDAAIARHAETETLFDRPYEDRKIVRVSGPFTVESLSPHRVLVTGPEDAAAGESIPSVDAGAFVTTILDNLRRAGVQNTKREERLTFTRLDPYPGVFVQGVGEDTVSGQARTVAIAIGPEFGTVGPELIRDAAKEAVKFADLLVVCGFAFDPLAGEEASQLGRLTILQARMNPDLAMGDELLKKTGTGNLFMVFGEPDIDVRPAGDGQISVEVRGLDVYDPTTGVLRSSSVDDIAAWFLDTNYDGEAFFVRHAYFTGADDPYDKLRRALRVDISDEAWATVNSNVSRPFPRPSTGKVAVKVINHYGDEVMKVFGV
- a CDS encoding DUF1778 domain-containing protein, which produces MARTTRRKEERLELRLEADRRRLLDQAAKASGVSTSAFVLEHATLAAQQTLADRTSFVLSPEQWDAFVELLDRPVQPVEGLARFLAGPSVQDLE